The Caulifigura coniformis genome includes a region encoding these proteins:
- a CDS encoding DUF1501 domain-containing protein codes for MQFATPRGMSRRHFLNHMAVGGAATLGASQFLQHLQANAAEVQKNQRACILVWLGGGAPTIDMWDLKPESKNGGDFKPISTKGDLQICEHLPEIAKVMDKMSVVRSMSTREADHTRGTYFMHTGYVPNPTVVHPTFGSVVSYELGAKRKDLQIPAFVSVGGGGMDPGFLGMSNAPFVVDAQGRIQNADMGQDAGRLGQRLTMLEAVEDSFINSKRGDSGKAHKDIYIKARDLMTSTQMEAFRVDQEKPEVRAGYGSTPFGDMLVMARRLVEKGVPFVEVRNPNGWDLHNDVFNTLRRTNLPNLDKGIAGLVNDLKARGMFENTVVICMGEFGRTPRINQNTGRDHWAQSWSVLAGGGGLMGGRAIGKTDADGLRIESESYLPSDLWATVAHSLRIPLDTVHTSKNGRPMKIANGGTPIKDLIG; via the coding sequence ATGCAATTCGCCACTCCTCGCGGGATGTCGCGGCGTCACTTTCTGAATCACATGGCGGTGGGGGGCGCGGCGACGCTGGGGGCCTCTCAGTTCCTGCAGCACCTGCAGGCGAACGCGGCTGAAGTCCAGAAGAACCAGCGGGCGTGCATCCTCGTCTGGCTGGGGGGCGGTGCTCCGACGATCGACATGTGGGATCTGAAGCCCGAGTCGAAGAACGGCGGCGATTTCAAGCCCATCTCGACGAAGGGTGATCTGCAGATCTGCGAGCATCTTCCCGAGATCGCGAAGGTGATGGACAAGATGTCGGTCGTGCGCTCGATGAGCACGCGTGAAGCGGACCACACCCGTGGGACGTACTTCATGCACACGGGATATGTGCCGAATCCGACGGTGGTGCACCCGACGTTCGGTTCGGTGGTGAGCTACGAACTGGGCGCGAAGCGCAAGGACCTGCAGATTCCGGCATTCGTGTCGGTGGGCGGCGGCGGAATGGACCCGGGATTCCTGGGAATGTCGAACGCTCCCTTCGTGGTCGATGCCCAGGGGCGGATCCAGAATGCCGACATGGGCCAGGACGCCGGCCGGCTGGGCCAGCGGCTGACGATGCTCGAAGCGGTCGAAGACAGCTTCATCAACTCGAAGCGTGGCGACAGCGGCAAGGCCCACAAGGACATCTACATCAAGGCCCGCGACCTGATGACCTCGACGCAGATGGAAGCGTTCCGGGTCGATCAGGAGAAGCCAGAAGTTCGCGCGGGGTACGGCAGCACGCCGTTCGGCGACATGCTGGTGATGGCCCGCCGGCTCGTGGAGAAAGGCGTTCCGTTCGTGGAAGTTCGCAACCCGAACGGCTGGGACCTGCACAACGACGTGTTCAACACGCTTCGCCGGACGAACCTGCCGAACCTCGACAAGGGGATCGCCGGGCTGGTGAACGACCTGAAAGCCCGCGGCATGTTCGAGAACACCGTGGTGATCTGCATGGGTGAATTCGGACGGACGCCGCGGATCAACCAGAACACGGGCCGCGACCACTGGGCGCAGAGCTGGTCGGTTCTGGCCGGGGGCGGCGGCCTGATGGGCGGTCGTGCGATCGGCAAGACGGACGCGGATGGCCTGCGGATCGAGAGCGAGAGCTACCTGCCGAGCGACCTGTGGGCGACGGTCGCGCATTCGCTGCGGATTCCGCTCGATACCGTGCACACGTCGAAGAATGGCCGGCCGATGAAGATTGCGAACGGCGGGACGCCGATCAAGGACCTCATTGGCTGA
- a CDS encoding DUF1549 domain-containing protein: MNLVRFLALSMVSTVLCFSVAEAADGKSDRPVRGGDPVVDEINKYLRQGWTDNEVEPSPEADDSEWLRRVYLDVVGHIPESGTVEKFLSEKNSGKRRELVSELVEDPRFVRHMTTVWANVLIGRNAPDRTSREGLEKFLRESFAKNRPWNEIVYDLLTAEGHFEQNGAVNFILGQLTGNPNRDDYAVEATAKATKIFLGMQVQCTQCHDHPFNDWKQNQFWEFNSFLRQVRRRDVDKYDAASGRNVDDYSELVRRDYEGPVYFETRQGLMKVAYPKYFDKEIDSGKKTNRRQQLAEVMAKSDGNQQVARAFVNRTWGHFMGYGFTRPVDDMGPHNPPSHPELLDFLTEEFVKSNYDVRQLVKWICNSEAYHLTSQFNPKNEIDNPSIGEIPLFSHMYVKALTVEQLYDSLIVATNADQAGKGSYEDAQRQKEVWLREFMRIFGGNEDDEPTLFSGTIPQALMLMNGDLTKQAISPDKGAFLTTVLSSPKLRNDNQRIQALYISALGRIPSRAEYAKIEKVMRQAPSPIMAYQDLYWALLNSNEFVLNH, encoded by the coding sequence ATGAATCTGGTGCGGTTCCTTGCGCTGAGCATGGTGTCGACGGTGCTCTGCTTTTCCGTTGCCGAGGCGGCGGACGGCAAGTCGGATCGGCCTGTGCGCGGAGGCGACCCGGTCGTCGACGAGATCAACAAGTACCTGCGGCAGGGGTGGACGGATAACGAGGTGGAGCCGAGTCCGGAGGCGGACGACTCGGAGTGGCTCCGTCGGGTTTACCTGGATGTGGTCGGGCATATCCCGGAGTCGGGGACGGTCGAAAAGTTTCTGTCCGAGAAGAACTCGGGCAAACGTCGGGAGCTGGTTTCGGAACTCGTGGAAGACCCGCGTTTCGTGCGTCACATGACGACGGTGTGGGCGAACGTGCTGATTGGCCGCAATGCGCCGGACCGGACGAGCCGGGAGGGGCTGGAGAAGTTCCTGCGGGAGAGCTTCGCGAAGAACCGTCCGTGGAATGAGATCGTTTACGACCTGCTGACGGCCGAAGGGCACTTCGAGCAGAACGGCGCGGTGAACTTCATCCTGGGGCAGTTGACGGGGAATCCGAACCGCGACGACTACGCGGTGGAGGCGACGGCCAAGGCGACGAAGATCTTCCTGGGCATGCAGGTGCAGTGCACGCAGTGCCACGACCATCCGTTCAACGACTGGAAGCAGAACCAGTTCTGGGAGTTCAACAGTTTTCTCCGGCAGGTGCGGAGGCGTGACGTCGACAAGTACGACGCGGCTTCGGGCCGGAACGTCGACGACTACTCGGAGCTGGTCCGTCGCGACTACGAAGGTCCGGTCTACTTCGAGACGCGTCAGGGGCTGATGAAGGTGGCTTATCCGAAGTATTTCGACAAAGAGATCGATTCGGGCAAGAAGACGAATCGTCGGCAGCAGCTGGCGGAGGTGATGGCGAAGAGCGATGGCAACCAGCAGGTGGCCCGGGCGTTCGTAAACCGGACCTGGGGACACTTCATGGGTTACGGGTTCACGCGGCCGGTGGACGACATGGGTCCGCACAATCCGCCGAGCCATCCGGAGCTGCTCGACTTCCTGACCGAGGAGTTCGTGAAGAGCAACTACGACGTGCGTCAGCTGGTGAAGTGGATCTGCAACAGCGAGGCGTATCACCTGACGAGTCAGTTCAACCCGAAGAACGAAATCGACAACCCGTCGATCGGCGAGATTCCGCTGTTCAGCCACATGTATGTGAAGGCGCTGACGGTGGAGCAGCTGTACGACTCGCTGATCGTGGCGACGAACGCGGATCAGGCGGGGAAAGGGAGCTACGAGGACGCGCAGCGCCAGAAAGAGGTGTGGCTGCGGGAGTTCATGCGGATCTTCGGCGGGAACGAGGATGACGAGCCGACGCTGTTCAGCGGGACGATTCCTCAGGCGCTGATGCTGATGAACGGAGACCTCACGAAGCAGGCGATTTCGCCCGACAAGGGGGCCTTCCTGACGACGGTGCTGTCGAGCCCGAAGCTGCGGAACGACAACCAGCGCATCCAGGCGCTGTACATCTCGGCCCTGGGGCGGATTCCGAGCCGGGCCGAGTACGCGAAGATCGAGAAAGTGATGCGGCAGGCTCCGAGCCCGATCATGGCTTACCAGGATCTGTACTGGGCGCTGCTGAATTCGAACGAGTTTGTGTTGAACCACTGA
- a CDS encoding glycosyltransferase family protein — protein MARRGKKNPTDRSPLPRPENPQTAPPPADLPATLLPPPETRAPRRAAFALASALATGLVFSIHPASLTFWDAGRTSYWRTLYVPGDRPTQFAKIAELIPPASRVASTDFVHPRYTHFDRSYDYSDYARKVAGYEEKVPDDTDYIVIDTRHPYSRIRSPDQVRELQTSPDKWELVPDETDGYFIVLKRRS, from the coding sequence ATGGCCCGCCGCGGCAAAAAGAACCCGACTGATCGCAGCCCGCTCCCGCGGCCGGAGAATCCGCAAACCGCCCCTCCGCCCGCCGACCTCCCTGCGACTCTGCTTCCGCCCCCCGAAACCCGCGCCCCGCGCCGCGCTGCGTTCGCCCTCGCCTCCGCGCTTGCGACCGGTCTCGTCTTCAGCATCCACCCCGCATCGCTCACATTCTGGGACGCGGGACGCACCAGCTACTGGCGAACCCTCTACGTTCCTGGTGACCGCCCCACGCAGTTCGCGAAAATCGCCGAACTCATCCCCCCCGCGTCACGCGTTGCGTCGACCGATTTCGTCCACCCCCGCTACACGCACTTCGATCGTTCCTACGACTACAGCGACTACGCGCGGAAAGTCGCCGGGTACGAAGAGAAGGTCCCCGACGATACCGACTACATCGTGATCGATACGCGGCACCCCTACAGCAGGATCCGCTCCCCCGATCAGGTCCGCGAACTCCAGACCTCCCCCGACAAATGGGAGCTCGTTCCCGATGAAACCGACGGGTACTTCATCGTCCTCAAGCGCCGCTCCTGA
- a CDS encoding prenyltransferase/squalene oxidase repeat-containing protein yields MRFALLFAALALLAPATSQAADKPDIKAARDKGIAFLKTTQRDDGGWSSTQMTGVTGLVAHALLSSGVPADDPAVAKALALLAKAVQPDGSIGAPNSRISAYETSIAVLALSAANKDGKYDAAIQNAIKFLRTVQFNEARGTAETDANFGGAGYNAGKSRPDLSNTHFFLEAFEVAGISSSDPAVQASIKFLSRCQNLAGPDNPDPEAAKVNDGGFQYTPVNSETDADSGLRSYGSMTYAGFKSMLYAGLSKDDPRVKAALSWIRKHYTLKENPGMGANGIYYYYYLFARALNAANLETLEDDKGTSHDWKQELASHLISEQAPNGSWTNRQSDRWQEGDPNLVTAYALFALSQCEK; encoded by the coding sequence ATGCGATTCGCCCTCCTCTTCGCCGCGCTGGCACTGCTCGCCCCGGCGACCAGCCAGGCCGCCGACAAACCCGACATCAAGGCCGCCCGCGACAAAGGCATCGCCTTCCTGAAGACTACCCAGCGCGACGACGGCGGCTGGTCGTCCACCCAGATGACCGGCGTTACCGGCCTCGTCGCCCACGCCCTCCTCAGTTCCGGCGTTCCCGCCGACGACCCCGCCGTCGCCAAGGCACTCGCTCTCCTTGCGAAGGCCGTCCAGCCCGATGGCAGCATCGGTGCCCCCAACAGCCGCATCTCCGCCTACGAAACCTCCATTGCCGTTCTCGCCCTCTCGGCCGCCAACAAGGACGGCAAGTACGACGCCGCGATCCAGAACGCCATCAAGTTCCTCCGCACCGTGCAGTTCAACGAGGCCCGCGGAACCGCCGAAACGGACGCCAACTTCGGCGGCGCCGGATACAACGCCGGCAAAAGCCGCCCTGATCTTTCCAACACCCACTTCTTCCTCGAAGCCTTCGAGGTCGCCGGCATCAGCTCCAGCGACCCGGCCGTCCAGGCCTCTATCAAGTTCCTCTCACGCTGCCAGAACCTCGCCGGCCCCGACAACCCCGACCCCGAGGCCGCCAAGGTCAACGACGGCGGCTTCCAGTACACCCCCGTCAACTCCGAGACCGATGCCGACAGCGGCCTCCGCTCCTACGGAAGCATGACCTACGCCGGATTCAAAAGCATGCTCTACGCCGGCCTCTCAAAGGACGACCCGCGCGTGAAAGCGGCCCTCTCCTGGATCAGGAAGCACTACACCCTGAAGGAGAATCCCGGCATGGGGGCCAACGGCATCTATTACTACTACTACCTCTTCGCCCGCGCCCTGAATGCCGCCAACCTCGAAACCCTCGAGGACGACAAGGGGACCAGCCACGACTGGAAACAGGAACTCGCCAGCCACCTCATCTCCGAACAGGCCCCCAACGGCAGCTGGACCAACAGGCAAAGCGACCGCTGGCAGGAAGGCGATCCCAACCTCGTCACCGCCTACGCCCTCTTCGCTCTCTCGCAGTGTGAGAAGTAA
- a CDS encoding phosphatidylinositol-specific phospholipase C/glycerophosphodiester phosphodiesterase family protein gives MRTLTILITALAFIAPGSSRAAEPAQAPPLPRAHAHNDYEHPRPLLDALAHGFLNVEADVYLTPHGLLVAHDLKDVKPDRTLESLYLKPLRARIQSNNGFVLAKDAPFTLLVDIKSDAETTYTAIDALLAQYADILSVTRHGVFQPGPVTIVISGNRPIETMRRQTVRYAGIDGRPGDLRNSPPTSPDLMPWISSRWGDNGSSTPFRWKGEGLMPQAEREQLRAYVQKARQQNRKVRFWATPEKPEFWKELTDAEVDLIGTDKLPALQTFLQTK, from the coding sequence ATGCGCACGCTCACGATCCTGATTACGGCCCTCGCCTTCATCGCCCCGGGCTCCTCCCGCGCCGCCGAGCCCGCACAGGCCCCGCCTCTCCCTCGGGCCCACGCCCACAATGACTACGAACATCCCCGCCCGCTGCTTGATGCGCTCGCCCACGGCTTCCTGAACGTCGAGGCCGACGTCTACCTCACCCCCCACGGCCTCCTCGTCGCCCACGACCTCAAGGACGTCAAACCCGATCGCACACTCGAATCGCTCTACCTCAAGCCGCTTCGCGCCCGCATCCAGTCCAACAACGGCTTCGTGCTCGCGAAGGATGCCCCGTTCACGCTCCTCGTCGACATCAAATCCGATGCCGAAACGACCTACACCGCGATCGACGCCCTCCTCGCGCAGTACGCCGACATCCTCTCCGTCACACGCCACGGAGTCTTCCAGCCCGGCCCGGTCACCATCGTCATCAGCGGCAACCGCCCCATCGAAACCATGCGCCGGCAAACCGTCCGCTACGCCGGAATCGACGGCCGCCCCGGCGACCTCCGGAACTCACCCCCCACGTCCCCCGACCTCATGCCCTGGATCAGCAGCCGCTGGGGCGACAACGGATCCTCCACCCCGTTCCGCTGGAAGGGGGAAGGCCTCATGCCCCAGGCCGAGCGCGAACAGCTCCGCGCCTACGTACAGAAAGCCCGCCAGCAGAACCGCAAAGTCCGCTTCTGGGCGACACCCGAGAAACCCGAATTCTGGAAAGAGCTCACCGACGCCGAAGTCGACCTCATCGGCACCGACAAACTCCCCGCCCTCCAAACCTTCCTGCAAACAAAATAA
- a CDS encoding cell surface protein: MASSKKAITTTTPVPATEVAPTNLGTAPIQKYLDRALGVLERFGISAGGDVPQELVRLLDEVKYVDEPRAIAIGSTIQHMSKFNALVRENVENITVGNRYLDITQMFDSVREDSKTLISQLDDGRISMGEKAQNLWMRMRRGTPSARFEKIVEVYQDVSKDTKDQLDREQAIMDAYIDFRFALKEAEVQSREMVDKHAPMLEAAKKNLADAQAVVDAAADKSETDRSRLELARDEARHAYEKEDRTYQLLKDITENLSVGYDVGETLIAKLKQTHDVKDRVYRRAVTFFTTNEHVFTILGTVYTSQHGLHEVTQATEAMKEGVNKGLEDVSELGRELERAALKAGYGSTINPASVQKLVDAIAGFQIDSLQMIADLRKESEENTKEVRRVVEQGKKKFQETLARFAREGRA; encoded by the coding sequence ATGGCCAGTTCGAAAAAAGCGATCACGACGACCACGCCTGTTCCGGCCACCGAGGTGGCTCCGACCAATCTGGGGACGGCTCCGATTCAGAAGTATCTCGATCGGGCGCTGGGCGTGCTGGAGCGGTTCGGCATCAGCGCGGGGGGAGATGTTCCGCAGGAACTGGTGCGGCTTCTGGATGAGGTGAAGTATGTCGACGAGCCCCGGGCGATCGCGATCGGTTCGACGATCCAGCACATGAGCAAGTTCAACGCGCTGGTCCGGGAGAATGTGGAGAACATCACAGTCGGCAACCGGTATCTGGACATCACGCAGATGTTCGATTCGGTCCGGGAGGATTCGAAGACGCTGATCTCGCAGCTGGATGACGGCCGGATCAGCATGGGGGAGAAGGCGCAGAACCTGTGGATGCGGATGCGTCGGGGGACGCCTTCGGCCCGGTTCGAGAAGATCGTGGAGGTGTACCAGGACGTGTCGAAGGACACAAAGGACCAGCTGGATCGCGAACAGGCGATCATGGACGCGTACATCGACTTCCGGTTTGCGCTGAAGGAAGCGGAAGTTCAGTCGCGGGAGATGGTGGACAAGCATGCGCCGATGCTCGAGGCGGCGAAAAAGAACCTGGCGGATGCGCAGGCCGTCGTGGATGCGGCGGCGGACAAGAGCGAGACCGATCGTTCGCGTCTGGAGCTGGCGCGCGATGAGGCGCGGCACGCGTATGAGAAAGAGGACCGGACGTATCAGCTGCTCAAGGACATCACCGAGAACCTGTCGGTGGGCTATGACGTGGGGGAGACGCTGATCGCCAAGCTGAAGCAGACGCACGATGTGAAGGACCGCGTCTACCGGAGGGCGGTCACCTTCTTCACGACGAACGAGCACGTGTTCACGATCCTGGGGACGGTGTACACGTCGCAACATGGCCTGCACGAAGTGACGCAGGCGACCGAGGCGATGAAGGAAGGGGTGAACAAGGGGCTGGAAGACGTCTCCGAACTCGGCCGGGAGCTGGAGCGGGCGGCGCTGAAAGCGGGTTATGGCTCGACGATCAATCCGGCGTCGGTGCAGAAGCTGGTGGACGCGATCGCCGGCTTCCAGATTGATTCGCTGCAGATGATCGCCGACCTCCGGAAGGAGAGCGAGGAGAACACGAAAGAGGTTCGCCGCGTGGTGGAACAGGGGAAGAAGAAGTTCCAGGAAACGCTGGCGCGGTTCGCTCGCGAGGGGCGTGCGTAG
- a CDS encoding DUF1559 domain-containing protein produces the protein MKRRIGFTLIELLVVIAIIAILIALLLPAVQQAREAARRTQCRNNLKQLMLAVHNYHDVYNAFVPGCMHAATPRSGGNSSSFGPSFWGPLLPYFEQAALFNQLTWNGLSPGYVNEGPATSAGKLNRPFVLAAGIIPVMRCPSGTGPERTSDSFEVQAHYAGISGAADPVDFTEPRVTTVTEGGGGPSILSGGGMMLPNRPVNLRDCTDGSSNTMVFGEMSGKLIRLDGTFSFVTPSGTSHGWLMGTRVRGVPPTLDPGNTENDDRCFNIVTIRYRPNQTPFANQNFPGMGSNLGHNNPLNSSHTGGVFVGLGDGSVRFITENMHLETLKKIATRDDGQPVGEF, from the coding sequence ATGAAACGCCGTATCGGCTTCACTCTGATCGAGCTCCTGGTCGTGATCGCCATTATCGCGATCCTCATCGCCCTTCTCCTTCCTGCCGTCCAGCAGGCCCGCGAAGCCGCTCGCAGAACACAGTGCCGCAACAACCTCAAGCAGTTGATGCTGGCCGTCCATAACTATCACGACGTCTACAACGCCTTCGTCCCCGGCTGCATGCACGCCGCCACCCCGCGAAGCGGAGGAAACAGCAGTTCCTTCGGACCGAGTTTCTGGGGCCCGCTCCTTCCCTATTTCGAACAGGCTGCACTCTTCAATCAGCTCACCTGGAACGGACTGTCTCCCGGCTATGTCAACGAAGGCCCTGCCACCAGCGCCGGCAAGCTGAATCGCCCATTCGTTCTCGCCGCGGGAATCATTCCCGTGATGCGTTGTCCGTCTGGAACCGGCCCCGAACGAACGTCGGATTCCTTTGAAGTGCAGGCCCATTACGCCGGCATCTCCGGAGCCGCCGATCCCGTCGACTTCACGGAACCCCGCGTCACCACCGTCACCGAAGGCGGCGGCGGACCGAGCATCCTTTCCGGCGGTGGAATGATGCTCCCCAACCGCCCCGTCAACCTCCGCGACTGCACCGACGGCTCGTCCAACACCATGGTGTTCGGCGAAATGTCCGGAAAGCTCATCCGGCTCGACGGCACCTTCTCGTTTGTGACCCCCTCCGGAACCAGCCACGGCTGGCTCATGGGAACCCGCGTCCGCGGCGTCCCCCCCACCCTCGATCCGGGCAACACCGAGAACGACGACCGCTGCTTCAACATCGTCACGATCCGCTACCGCCCGAACCAGACCCCCTTTGCCAACCAGAACTTCCCCGGCATGGGGAGTAACCTCGGGCACAACAACCCGTTGAACTCCTCCCACACCGGCGGGGTGTTCGTCGGCCTCGGCGATGGCTCCGTCCGGTTCATCACCGAGAACATGCACCTCGAAACGCTCAAGAAAATTGCCACCCGCGACGACGGACAGCCGGTCGGCGAATTCTGA
- a CDS encoding DinB family protein, producing the protein MTGADVVRRLQVHRVWVNRNLMRVVKSLGEEQLRRPLAIGQGSVWRSLLHMYAAESVWLEALLGNPSAVAPGDLPGKLPGNQEGEGAIASLDELEQRWEELTGRWEQWDRELTDAGLDETVAKVSTSTGAGQRFLHTKSDVVLHLCMHGHYTAAQVVNMLRQLGAALPETMLIMLSRIEQGLGRA; encoded by the coding sequence ATGACTGGAGCTGATGTCGTCCGGCGGTTGCAGGTTCATCGAGTGTGGGTGAACCGAAACCTGATGCGGGTCGTGAAGAGTCTCGGCGAGGAACAGTTACGTCGTCCGCTGGCCATCGGGCAGGGCTCGGTGTGGCGGAGCCTGCTGCACATGTACGCGGCGGAGTCCGTGTGGCTGGAGGCTTTGCTGGGGAATCCCTCCGCGGTCGCTCCGGGCGATCTGCCAGGGAAACTTCCTGGGAATCAGGAGGGAGAAGGGGCGATTGCGTCGCTGGACGAACTGGAGCAGCGGTGGGAGGAACTGACAGGACGCTGGGAGCAGTGGGACCGCGAACTGACTGACGCCGGGCTGGATGAAACGGTGGCCAAAGTGAGCACCAGCACGGGGGCGGGGCAGCGATTCCTGCACACCAAGTCGGACGTGGTGCTGCATCTGTGCATGCATGGCCATTACACCGCGGCTCAGGTGGTGAACATGCTTCGGCAGCTGGGGGCAGCGCTGCCGGAGACGATGCTGATCATGCTGTCGCGGATCGAGCAGGGTCTGGGACGCGCGTAG
- a CDS encoding PhzF family phenazine biosynthesis protein — MPLTPCFQIDAFADRPFTGNPAAVCLLDRDVDDAWMQNVAAEMNLAETAFVRPREDGYSLRWFTPEVEVDLCGHATLASAHALWTEAAVPSDRALRFHTRSGLLTCVRRGEQITMDFPAVLSEQVSPRPELLEALGTTAEWAGRSQWDDLVLLRDAAALAVLRPDMRRLREVTTRGVIVTAPSDDPRIDFVSRFFAPRVGIDEDPVTGSAHCCLGPFWAARLGKTDLTGYQASRRGGTVGVCVDGDRVELSGSAVTVLRGELL, encoded by the coding sequence ATGCCTCTCACCCCCTGCTTCCAGATCGACGCTTTCGCCGATCGACCGTTCACCGGCAACCCCGCCGCCGTCTGCCTGCTCGATCGCGACGTCGACGACGCCTGGATGCAGAACGTCGCCGCCGAGATGAATCTCGCGGAAACCGCCTTTGTCCGTCCCCGGGAAGACGGTTACTCCCTCCGCTGGTTCACTCCGGAGGTCGAGGTCGACCTCTGTGGCCACGCCACCCTCGCTTCCGCCCACGCCCTCTGGACCGAAGCCGCCGTTCCATCCGACCGTGCGCTCCGCTTCCACACCCGAAGCGGCCTGCTCACCTGCGTCCGCCGCGGTGAACAGATCACCATGGACTTCCCCGCCGTTCTTTCCGAACAGGTCTCCCCCAGGCCCGAACTGCTCGAGGCGCTCGGAACCACGGCCGAATGGGCCGGCCGCTCGCAATGGGACGACCTCGTCCTCCTCCGGGACGCCGCGGCCCTTGCCGTTCTGCGACCTGACATGCGTCGCCTGCGCGAGGTCACCACGCGCGGAGTCATCGTCACCGCCCCGTCCGATGATCCCCGCATCGATTTCGTCTCCCGCTTCTTCGCCCCCCGCGTCGGCATCGATGAAGACCCCGTCACCGGATCGGCCCACTGCTGCCTCGGCCCCTTCTGGGCGGCCCGGCTCGGAAAAACCGACCTCACCGGCTACCAGGCGTCCCGCCGTGGCGGCACGGTCGGCGTTTGCGTCGACGGAGACCGCGTTGAATTGAGCGGATCGGCCGTGACCGTGCTGCGGGGAGAATTGCTGTGA
- a CDS encoding GNAT family N-acetyltransferase translates to MNPSLSLVHTIDESQLEQLHRLYGKQWWSQGRALEDIRTMLVHSSRVYALIDQDTGRLVAFCRVMTDFVFRGMLHDVMVEDDWQGQGVGKQLMEAVTRDPDLSRVQSIGLWCKPNLVPLYQKFGFEQANADYCWMQTGSLITATHAPASP, encoded by the coding sequence GTGAATCCGTCCCTGTCGCTTGTCCACACGATCGACGAATCGCAACTCGAGCAACTGCACCGGCTTTACGGGAAGCAATGGTGGTCCCAGGGCCGGGCACTCGAAGACATCCGGACGATGCTCGTCCACTCCAGCAGGGTCTACGCGCTCATCGACCAGGACACCGGCCGTCTGGTCGCATTCTGTCGCGTCATGACCGACTTCGTCTTCCGTGGCATGCTCCACGACGTCATGGTGGAGGACGACTGGCAGGGCCAGGGCGTCGGGAAACAGCTGATGGAAGCCGTCACCCGCGACCCCGACCTGTCCCGCGTCCAGTCGATCGGCCTCTGGTGCAAGCCGAACCTCGTCCCGCTCTACCAGAAGTTCGGCTTCGAACAGGCGAACGCCGACTACTGCTGGATGCAGACCGGCTCCCTCATCACCGCCACGCACGCCCCCGCCAGCCCATAA
- the leuD gene encoding 3-isopropylmalate dehydratase small subunit — MQKIDSIRGRAIPLVLDDIDTDRIIPARYLRCVTFDGLGQYAFEDDRKQDPQHPFNDARFQGASILIAGRNFGCGSSREHAPQSLMRWGIKAIVAESYAEIFFGNCNSLGIPAVRASRENLEKLAAAIRAEPTTDCVLDLNSLTLKCGTLTVPVEMPAAVKDSLVTGQWDFLGQLLDRAADVDKTAKEIPYMQFAK, encoded by the coding sequence ATGCAGAAAATTGATTCCATCCGCGGACGTGCCATTCCCCTTGTGCTGGATGACATCGACACCGATCGCATCATCCCCGCCCGCTACCTCCGCTGCGTCACCTTCGACGGCCTCGGCCAGTACGCCTTCGAAGACGACCGCAAGCAGGACCCGCAGCACCCCTTCAACGACGCCCGCTTCCAGGGCGCCAGCATCCTCATCGCCGGCCGCAACTTCGGCTGCGGTTCGAGCCGCGAACACGCCCCCCAGTCGCTCATGCGCTGGGGCATCAAGGCCATCGTCGCCGAGTCCTACGCCGAGATCTTCTTCGGCAACTGCAACTCCCTCGGCATCCCGGCCGTCCGCGCCAGCCGCGAGAATCTCGAAAAACTCGCCGCCGCCATCCGCGCCGAACCGACGACCGACTGCGTCCTCGACCTCAACTCGCTCACGCTGAAATGCGGCACCCTCACGGTTCCGGTCGAAATGCCGGCCGCGGTGAAAGACTCCCTCGTGACGGGACAGTGGGATTTCCTCGGCCAGCTTCTCGACCGCGCCGCCGATGTCGACAAGACGGCCAAAGAAATCCCCTACATGCAGTTCGCAAAATAG